In the genome of Coraliomargarita algicola, one region contains:
- a CDS encoding glycoside hydrolase family 36 protein, whose amino-acid sequence MADTFSHGRRAFATSLHFSRSTLLGENQHDHHGGKHTGSNCGGNIPRYRSHRDGRNGFGRKLEIEQLSDRLRIVSHIQFYDDIPVARCWTELTNISESEVGIEYVSSFALAGITKEQGAEVMEDAYLHVPHNSWKSEFQWRRHSLAELGLTPMSEQGFSMKSLSYSNTGTWAAKEFLPMGMFETARHAHFLFWQIESHASWHWEVGDIASQLYLHLSGPTERENQWWKSLKPGESFESIAAVVGACSEGAQGAFGHLNAYRRTIRREHFDNRRLPVIFNDYMNCLMGDPTTAKLLPLIDKAAAAGADYFVIDAGWYDNGPWWAGVGEWLPAKGRFPGGIEEPLNYIREKGMEPGLWLEIERMGINCRLAAEWPDECFFLRHGKRVVDHDSLQLDFRHPKVIQHANQVVERVVEQYGCSFIKMDYNIEIGPGTEVEADSFGDGLLGHQRAYKAWLAAIFQKYPDLVIENCSSGGMRMTYGLMDLHTTSSTTDNQNYLMNARISINSGSVVCPEQAGVWAYPLMDATEESVIMNMVSAMSWRIYLSGQMQTMDGVRLELIREAVEVYKSYRERIPEAELLWPLGLCRHDSAWGAFALKWGDEILLSVWRFESEEDSIRIPLDCDLGRVSPMDAQCLYPKERPVDVTWHNDCGELSITLPQQKMARIFRLR is encoded by the coding sequence ATGGCAGACACATTCAGTCACGGCCGAAGAGCGTTTGCGACGTCGTTACACTTTAGTCGAAGTACATTGCTGGGGGAGAATCAGCATGACCATCATGGTGGCAAGCATACGGGCTCCAATTGCGGTGGAAACATCCCACGCTATCGATCACATCGCGATGGGCGTAATGGTTTTGGCCGAAAATTAGAGATTGAGCAGCTGTCGGATCGCTTACGTATCGTCAGCCATATCCAGTTTTATGATGACATTCCAGTGGCTCGTTGCTGGACCGAGTTGACAAACATTTCAGAGTCGGAAGTCGGCATTGAGTACGTCAGTTCGTTTGCCCTCGCTGGGATTACGAAAGAGCAGGGGGCCGAGGTGATGGAAGACGCGTATTTGCATGTGCCCCATAACTCGTGGAAGTCTGAGTTTCAGTGGCGCCGTCATTCGTTGGCTGAGCTCGGTCTGACTCCGATGAGTGAACAGGGCTTTTCGATGAAGAGTCTATCTTATAGCAATACCGGCACCTGGGCGGCGAAAGAGTTCCTGCCGATGGGGATGTTTGAGACTGCACGTCATGCTCACTTTTTGTTTTGGCAAATTGAGAGTCATGCGTCCTGGCACTGGGAGGTCGGTGATATCGCGAGTCAGCTCTACTTGCATTTGAGCGGTCCGACCGAACGCGAGAACCAATGGTGGAAGTCGCTCAAGCCCGGTGAATCTTTCGAATCGATCGCTGCTGTGGTGGGGGCTTGTTCCGAGGGAGCGCAGGGTGCATTCGGGCATTTGAATGCCTACCGACGGACGATTCGGCGTGAGCATTTTGATAACCGTCGACTGCCGGTGATCTTTAATGACTATATGAATTGCCTGATGGGTGATCCGACTACGGCGAAGTTGTTGCCTTTGATTGATAAGGCGGCCGCTGCGGGGGCTGATTATTTCGTCATTGATGCTGGCTGGTATGATAACGGTCCATGGTGGGCGGGCGTCGGCGAATGGTTGCCCGCGAAGGGGCGTTTCCCAGGCGGGATCGAGGAGCCTTTGAATTATATTCGCGAGAAGGGAATGGAGCCTGGGCTGTGGCTGGAGATCGAACGAATGGGGATTAACTGCCGTTTGGCAGCAGAGTGGCCGGACGAGTGTTTCTTTCTGCGTCATGGCAAGCGTGTGGTGGATCACGATTCGCTGCAATTGGACTTTAGGCATCCCAAAGTGATTCAGCATGCGAACCAGGTGGTGGAGCGGGTCGTCGAACAATATGGCTGTAGCTTTATCAAGATGGATTATAACATCGAGATCGGCCCAGGGACGGAAGTTGAGGCGGATAGTTTTGGAGATGGCCTGCTGGGGCATCAGCGAGCTTATAAGGCGTGGCTGGCAGCGATCTTTCAAAAGTATCCCGATCTGGTGATCGAGAATTGTAGCTCGGGAGGTATGCGTATGACCTACGGCTTGATGGATCTGCACACAACCTCGTCCACTACAGACAATCAAAACTACCTGATGAATGCCCGTATCTCGATCAACAGCGGGAGTGTGGTTTGTCCTGAGCAAGCCGGAGTGTGGGCCTATCCCTTGATGGATGCGACAGAAGAATCTGTCATCATGAATATGGTCAGTGCCATGAGTTGGCGAATTTATCTGAGCGGACAAATGCAAACTATGGACGGTGTGCGTCTAGAGCTCATTCGGGAAGCTGTTGAAGTCTACAAGAGCTACCGCGAGCGCATTCCGGAGGCAGAGTTGTTATGGCCTTTGGGGCTTTGTCGTCATGACAGCGCGTGGGGGGCCTTTGCCTTGAAGTGGGGCGATGAAATCCTGCTCTCGGTTTGGCGCTTTGAGAGCGAGGAAGACAGTATTCGCATTCCTTTGGATTGCGATCTAGGTAGGGTCTCTCCTATGGATGCTCAGTGCCTTTACCCGAAAGAACGTCCTGTCGATGTCACGTGGCATAACGATTGTGGTGAGCTGTCGATCACGCTGCCACAGCAGAAGATGGCACGCATCTTCCGTCTTCGCTAG
- a CDS encoding sulfatase-like hydrolase/transferase has protein sequence MKPAARGQSKHRKVMVPEPVDNVPHRTTSFGTMMKEARYATCVAGKWHISQDPSEFGFDTNFGSNRSGAPRGGYFSPYRNPQLSDGHKVEHLTDRLGKEVSNWIVENKDKPFFVYFPFYSVHTPIQAHEDLTQKYQ, from the coding sequence GTGAAACCTGCGGCACGCGGCCAATCAAAACACCGCAAAGTCATGGTGCCTGAACCTGTCGACAATGTGCCCCATCGAACAACCTCCTTCGGCACGATGATGAAGGAGGCGAGATATGCTACCTGCGTCGCGGGAAAGTGGCACATCTCACAAGATCCAAGCGAGTTTGGCTTCGATACAAATTTCGGAAGTAATCGCTCTGGTGCGCCACGCGGTGGATACTTCTCCCCTTACAGAAACCCACAACTAAGCGACGGCCACAAAGTCGAGCATTTGACAGATCGTCTCGGAAAGGAAGTTTCCAACTGGATCGTCGAGAACAAGGACAAGCCCTTCTTCGTTTACTTCCCCTTCTATTCTGTTCACACCCCGATCCAAGCCCACGAAGACCTCACCCAAAAGTATCAGTAG
- a CDS encoding sulfatase family protein: protein MQNKRPNIILMVSDDHGREALGCYGNPIVRTPHLDRLAADGMLFRQAFCTTPSCAASRSVMLTGHHNHTNGTYGHTHGQHHFACFEDVLTLPKLLNDSGYRTACVGKKHYAPESVYPFQEQLGEHDYGRDDLRMADACADFISEASPFFLYWCSYNPHRTPNTVKNHPLQPNDFGNPEQPFAGDEEAVYSEESVVVPPWLPDNAHTRAELAQDYQSISRLDRGVGRLIELLKEKGVYENTYIMYISDNGAAFPGSKTTLYDPGMRLPCIVKAPTSSPQQGESGELIAWYDIAPTILDYAGVPQLSDHMFGESFRPLLEGNTSDWMREEVYASHTFHEITNYYPMRVIRSKKYKFIWNVAHPLTFSFASDLWESATWAPYREDGESHFGQRQVVDYLHRPCFELYDLEQDADEVHNLAGLPEYQDQVQQFSDKIKQFQQATMDPWLHKWEYE from the coding sequence ATGCAAAATAAACGACCTAACATAATACTGATGGTATCTGATGACCATGGCCGCGAGGCTTTGGGCTGCTATGGAAATCCGATCGTACGAACGCCTCATCTGGATCGTCTGGCTGCGGATGGGATGCTCTTTCGGCAGGCCTTTTGCACGACTCCTTCCTGTGCGGCCAGCCGTTCTGTTATGTTGACGGGCCATCATAATCATACCAACGGAACGTACGGACATACGCATGGGCAACATCACTTCGCATGTTTTGAAGATGTCCTGACGCTTCCAAAGTTGTTGAACGACTCGGGGTATCGGACGGCTTGTGTGGGTAAAAAGCATTATGCGCCTGAGTCGGTTTATCCCTTTCAAGAGCAGCTCGGCGAGCATGACTATGGTCGCGATGATCTTCGTATGGCAGATGCATGTGCGGACTTTATTAGTGAAGCGTCTCCGTTCTTTTTGTATTGGTGCAGTTATAATCCACACCGGACGCCTAATACTGTAAAGAACCATCCCTTGCAGCCAAATGACTTTGGCAACCCGGAGCAGCCCTTTGCTGGAGATGAAGAAGCCGTCTACAGTGAGGAGTCGGTAGTCGTTCCACCGTGGCTGCCGGATAATGCACACACGCGTGCGGAACTTGCACAGGACTATCAAAGTATCAGTCGCCTGGATCGTGGTGTCGGACGTTTGATCGAGTTGCTCAAAGAGAAAGGGGTGTATGAGAATACCTACATCATGTATATTTCCGATAATGGGGCCGCATTCCCTGGAAGTAAAACCACACTCTACGATCCGGGCATGCGACTACCTTGTATTGTCAAAGCTCCCACTTCGAGTCCACAGCAGGGCGAGAGTGGCGAACTCATCGCATGGTATGATATTGCCCCCACTATTCTGGATTATGCGGGAGTACCGCAGCTGTCGGATCATATGTTTGGAGAGTCATTCCGTCCATTACTTGAGGGCAATACTTCGGATTGGATGCGCGAGGAAGTCTATGCCTCGCATACTTTCCACGAGATCACCAACTATTATCCGATGCGGGTGATCCGCTCGAAAAAGTATAAATTTATATGGAATGTGGCGCATCCGCTTACTTTTTCTTTTGCCAGCGACTTGTGGGAATCAGCAACCTGGGCGCCGTATCGCGAGGATGGAGAGTCACATTTCGGTCAACGTCAAGTCGTCGATTATTTGCATCGCCCCTGCTTTGAGCTGTATGATTTAGAGCAGGACGCGGATGAGGTTCACAACTTGGCGGGGCTTCCTGAGTATCAGGATCAGGTGCAGCAGTTTAGTGATAAAATTAAGCAGTTTCAACAGGCGACAATGGACCCATGGCTGCATAAGTGGGAATACGAATAG
- a CDS encoding sulfatase, translating to MSCCPLLLSAASNRPNIVVFLVDDMGLMDTSVPFLTDDQGEPKKYPLNDWYRTPHMEALAANGIRFSNFYAQSVCSPTRASIMTGQNATRHHTTNWIHTNRNNRGKYGPRKWNWEGLTKDSITLPRILQENGYQTIFVGKGHFGHMRSEGADPLNLGFDINIGGSAIGHPGSYSGDYGQRGNHPVPGLEAYHNTGTFLTEALTLEANKAVTAAIKKGPPFYLYLSHYAVHAPFHTDPRFIEHYKGKKNGRAPAYATLIEGMDKSLGDLVAHLQKLAVAEDTLIFFLGDNGSDAPLGEKTGHTSSAPLRGKKSTMYEGGTRVPFIAAWAKPNPKSELQKQWRIPHGMIDPNNIGTVMDLYATVLDAANAENPSDHTIDGSSLKKLLTGQADPDRRQEFLMHSPHDRGNAEDDPGRNYYTSLRLGDWKLIYQYFDETPYVLYNLKTDPFENHNLATEKPEKVQQLIGEMNQRLEAQDAQYPVKDGKEVKPQ from the coding sequence ATGTCTTGCTGCCCCCTATTGCTATCCGCAGCAAGCAACAGGCCCAACATAGTTGTCTTCCTAGTCGACGACATGGGGCTGATGGATACCTCCGTCCCCTTCCTTACCGACGACCAAGGTGAGCCAAAAAAATACCCACTCAACGACTGGTATCGCACCCCCCACATGGAAGCACTGGCCGCCAACGGCATCCGCTTCTCCAATTTTTACGCCCAATCTGTCTGCTCACCAACCCGTGCTTCCATTATGACGGGACAGAACGCGACTCGGCACCACACCACAAATTGGATCCACACCAATAGAAACAATCGCGGCAAATACGGCCCGCGCAAGTGGAACTGGGAAGGTCTCACCAAAGACTCCATCACCTTGCCGCGAATCCTCCAAGAAAACGGCTACCAGACCATCTTCGTAGGTAAAGGCCACTTCGGCCATATGAGATCTGAAGGTGCGGATCCCCTAAACCTAGGCTTCGACATCAACATCGGAGGCTCCGCCATCGGCCACCCTGGATCCTACAGCGGCGACTACGGGCAACGCGGCAACCATCCCGTCCCGGGGCTCGAAGCCTACCACAATACGGGGACTTTCCTCACCGAAGCCCTCACCCTCGAAGCCAACAAAGCTGTGACTGCTGCAATAAAAAAGGGCCCCCCTTTCTACCTCTATCTCTCCCACTACGCCGTGCACGCCCCCTTTCATACTGACCCACGCTTTATCGAGCACTACAAAGGTAAAAAAAATGGTCGGGCGCCCGCCTATGCCACACTCATCGAAGGGATGGACAAATCACTTGGCGACCTCGTAGCTCACTTGCAGAAATTAGCTGTCGCCGAAGACACGCTCATCTTCTTCCTCGGCGATAACGGCAGTGATGCTCCACTCGGCGAAAAAACTGGTCACACTTCGTCCGCTCCGTTACGCGGCAAGAAATCCACCATGTATGAAGGCGGCACCCGCGTGCCCTTCATCGCCGCATGGGCAAAGCCCAACCCTAAGTCTGAGCTTCAAAAACAATGGCGCATTCCGCACGGAATGATTGATCCCAACAACATCGGCACTGTCATGGATCTCTACGCAACGGTCCTCGACGCCGCCAATGCAGAAAACCCAAGCGACCACACCATTGATGGCTCCAGCCTCAAGAAACTCCTCACAGGTCAAGCAGACCCTGATCGCCGGCAGGAATTCCTCATGCACAGTCCACACGATCGCGGTAATGCAGAAGATGATCCCGGCAGAAATTATTATACCTCGCTGCGCCTAGGCGATTGGAAGCTCATCTATCAATACTTCGATGAAACGCCCTACGTCCTCTATAACCTCAAAACCGACCCGTTCGAAAATCACAATCTCGCCACGGAGAAACCCGAAAAAGTCCAACAGCTCATCGGCGAGATGAACCAACGCCTCGAAGCTCAAGATGCTCAATACCCGGTCAAAGACGGCAAAGAAGTTAAGCCACAATGA
- a CDS encoding sulfatase-like hydrolase/transferase gives MKTYYIIALAVISALSSLLAQASERPNIIFFLADDLGYGDLGAFWQDQRSGIKKFDTPGLDRMAAEGAKLTHHYIAAPVCAPSRASFFQGRHQGNADVRNNQFDYPLPDNINIASMLKAAGYRTIHIGKFGLAGSKTDADLTGEGSANLPAHPLHRGWDQFFGYLFHIDGHQHYPRNGTSKQKAFIYDGFRQVTDAATNLYTTDAWTAAAKQAIIDEVNDGDDQPFFLYLAYDTPHSVLQFPAKAYPGEGQGNAKNHYGLNGGVQWTTEKDATGRVRYANTAGDSEEIDNYVHPELNPKWNPREQRHVGMIRRMDNSVADILQLLADLKIDENTICIFSSDNGPHKEGGQNPRSFESFANMEGLKRDLWEGGLRVPTIVRWPGHIAAATNDEQAIAEIDTPSGNWDWLPTFAELAGVPAPANTDGVSLAPLLTGAENQQNHSYLYFEYTYRATTPDYREFPNHGGDPRGQMQAIRIGNFMGVRTGITNAENPFRIYDVVNDPAQATDLANSMPEMQAQMKYYALAAHHPLSGAERPYSQTPLPSVQVADRASGLAYQAFEGDWQWTPDFSSMTPVASGSANGLDVSFRSRDDGIGLHYQGYIHVPTAGAWQFHLSADSGVVMHIHDRLVIDDDYQRPPAVRTVSSQKIPLQAGLHPISIAYRHGTGPNKLSLEWEGPQRSRETIPKGAYFREH, from the coding sequence ATGAAGACTTACTACATTATTGCCCTTGCTGTGATCAGTGCGCTGAGTTCTCTGCTCGCACAAGCTTCAGAAAGACCCAATATCATCTTCTTTCTAGCCGACGATTTAGGCTATGGCGACTTAGGCGCATTCTGGCAGGATCAGCGGAGCGGTATTAAGAAATTCGACACTCCGGGGCTCGATCGTATGGCAGCCGAGGGCGCGAAGCTCACGCACCACTACATCGCTGCGCCGGTTTGTGCGCCTTCACGCGCGTCCTTTTTTCAAGGACGCCACCAGGGCAACGCCGACGTGCGTAACAACCAGTTTGATTATCCCTTACCAGATAATATCAATATCGCTAGCATGCTGAAAGCTGCGGGCTATCGCACCATTCATATTGGAAAATTCGGACTCGCAGGTTCCAAGACAGATGCTGATTTGACTGGCGAAGGCTCAGCGAATCTACCCGCACACCCACTGCATCGGGGCTGGGATCAGTTTTTCGGCTATTTATTCCATATCGACGGGCACCAGCACTATCCACGCAACGGAACCAGCAAACAAAAAGCATTCATCTATGATGGTTTCCGCCAAGTGACTGATGCCGCCACGAATCTCTACACAACGGACGCCTGGACCGCCGCGGCGAAGCAGGCGATTATCGATGAAGTCAACGACGGCGATGACCAACCGTTCTTCCTTTATCTGGCATACGACACCCCGCATTCAGTATTACAGTTTCCTGCTAAAGCCTATCCCGGCGAAGGCCAAGGCAACGCAAAGAACCACTACGGTTTGAACGGCGGCGTGCAATGGACGACCGAAAAAGATGCCACGGGACGTGTCCGCTATGCCAATACGGCCGGAGATAGCGAAGAGATCGATAACTATGTCCACCCCGAGCTTAATCCAAAATGGAACCCACGAGAGCAGCGCCACGTGGGCATGATTCGACGCATGGATAACTCCGTCGCCGACATTCTGCAACTGCTGGCGGATTTGAAGATCGATGAGAACACCATCTGCATCTTCAGCTCAGACAACGGCCCTCACAAGGAAGGCGGACAGAACCCGCGTAGTTTTGAGTCCTTCGCCAATATGGAAGGCCTGAAGCGTGACTTATGGGAAGGCGGTCTACGCGTGCCTACGATCGTGCGCTGGCCGGGGCATATTGCTGCCGCGACTAATGACGAACAAGCGATTGCCGAGATCGACACTCCGAGCGGGAATTGGGACTGGTTGCCAACCTTCGCCGAACTGGCCGGCGTGCCTGCGCCCGCCAATACAGACGGAGTCTCCCTAGCGCCCCTCTTGACAGGCGCTGAAAACCAACAAAATCATTCGTATTTATATTTCGAATACACTTATAGAGCAACAACTCCAGATTATCGAGAATTCCCGAATCACGGCGGCGACCCGCGCGGTCAAATGCAGGCCATTCGCATTGGCAACTTTATGGGAGTGCGCACCGGAATAACTAATGCCGAGAACCCGTTTAGAATTTACGACGTGGTTAATGACCCCGCCCAAGCCACGGACCTCGCAAATTCGATGCCAGAGATGCAAGCGCAAATGAAGTATTACGCCCTCGCGGCACATCACCCGCTCAGCGGAGCAGAGCGACCTTATAGCCAGACTCCATTACCGTCCGTGCAAGTGGCTGACCGTGCGTCCGGCTTGGCCTACCAGGCCTTTGAAGGCGACTGGCAATGGACTCCAGATTTTTCAAGTATGACACCGGTTGCCAGTGGCAGCGCAAACGGTTTAGACGTATCATTTCGCAGCCGTGACGACGGTATCGGCTTACACTACCAAGGCTACATTCACGTGCCGACGGCGGGTGCCTGGCAGTTTCATCTCAGCGCCGACTCGGGCGTCGTCATGCACATTCATGATCGTCTCGTGATCGACGACGACTACCAGCGCCCACCGGCGGTGCGCACAGTTTCATCCCAGAAAATCCCCTTACAGGCAGGACTGCACCCAATCTCCATTGCTTACCGTCACGGCACGGGCCCCAACAAATTGTCCTTGGAGTGGGAAGGCCCACAGCGGTCACGTGAGACGATTCCCAAGGGAGCCTACTTCCGCGAACATTAA
- the galB gene encoding beta-galactosidase GalB — protein sequence MNYGSYLEEPTGLEKVSLDDSQWRQLDLPHDWAIEGPFRDDLPNAEGKLPYIGVGWYRKDFTISKADAGQRFYIDFDGAMSHSKVYLNGQYVGEWPYGYSSFRFDLTPYLKVGEENVLAVRLENKIRMSRWYPGAGIYRKVSLVKTAPVHIAHWGTYVTTPEVSDKSATVRIETTVRNSEKSAAPVELRHEVYEAGSKRVKVAETTTGKGSIAPASTEVATVTLELSKPKRWDVESPNLYVVVTSVLQDGKLVDSYETTFGVRTIKFTAEDGFHLNGRRVQLNGVCLHHDLGPLGAAFNTRAMERQLEIMQEMGANAIRTSHNPPAPELLELCDRMGILVIDEAFDSWKKGKTDNSYHTLFEEWHEKDIVALVRRDRNHPSIIMWSSGNEVFELHSDAGKAVSQMLTDIFHREDPTRPVTVGSNKSKPIMGNWKDSVDIIGANYNQSVYPIFLEKNPGYAIYGSETSSTTSSRGEYYFPVKEPRNRAQKLRGGARNNQISSYDYWGPGWSITPDKQFELLEKNPNFAGEFVWTGFDYIGEPTPFLAWDQTLDLNFKNEAEAKRAQEANKRLNNGKASSRSSYFGIVDLCGFPKDRYYLYQAHWRPEYPMAHILPHWTWPDRIGEVTPVYVYTSGDEAELFLNGESLGRRSKKQYEYRLKWNDVEYQPGELKVVAYKDGKPWAEQTMKTAGAPSQLSLSADRTTIKADGDDLSFITVRIEDSEGTMIPQAGDLIQFEITGPGEIIGVGNGDSTNHESFQGDQHSAFNGLCLAIVRSLDGQAGQITIKAKAKGLGESTLSLNSQ from the coding sequence ATGAACTACGGCTCCTACTTGGAGGAACCCACCGGACTGGAGAAAGTCTCGCTGGACGATTCGCAATGGCGACAACTCGACTTGCCCCATGACTGGGCGATCGAGGGCCCCTTTCGCGACGATCTGCCGAATGCAGAAGGCAAGCTCCCTTACATCGGCGTGGGCTGGTATCGCAAAGATTTCACAATTTCTAAAGCAGATGCAGGTCAACGGTTCTACATCGATTTCGACGGAGCAATGTCGCACTCAAAAGTGTATTTGAATGGTCAATACGTGGGTGAATGGCCTTACGGTTACAGCTCTTTCCGTTTCGACCTGACTCCCTACCTGAAAGTGGGCGAAGAAAACGTTTTAGCCGTTCGCTTGGAAAACAAAATCCGCATGTCACGCTGGTATCCGGGCGCAGGCATCTATCGTAAAGTTTCACTAGTCAAGACAGCTCCCGTTCACATTGCTCACTGGGGCACTTACGTGACGACTCCAGAGGTTTCTGACAAATCAGCCACCGTTCGCATCGAAACGACTGTTCGCAACAGCGAAAAAAGCGCGGCTCCTGTCGAGCTTCGCCATGAGGTGTATGAAGCTGGCTCGAAGCGAGTCAAAGTCGCGGAAACAACGACTGGCAAAGGCTCCATCGCGCCCGCCTCGACCGAAGTCGCCACCGTCACTTTAGAGCTTAGCAAGCCGAAACGCTGGGATGTGGAATCCCCCAACTTATATGTCGTCGTCACCAGTGTGCTGCAGGACGGGAAGCTGGTGGACAGCTACGAAACGACTTTCGGTGTGCGCACGATTAAATTTACAGCCGAAGACGGCTTCCACCTCAATGGTCGCCGCGTGCAACTGAATGGCGTCTGCCTCCACCACGACCTCGGTCCTTTAGGCGCCGCGTTCAACACCCGCGCCATGGAGCGTCAATTGGAGATCATGCAGGAAATGGGCGCGAATGCGATCCGCACCAGCCACAACCCGCCGGCACCCGAACTGCTGGAACTGTGTGACCGCATGGGCATCCTCGTGATCGATGAGGCCTTCGACAGTTGGAAAAAAGGCAAGACCGACAACAGCTACCACACACTATTCGAAGAGTGGCATGAGAAAGATATCGTAGCGCTCGTTCGCCGCGACCGCAACCACCCGAGCATCATCATGTGGAGTTCGGGCAACGAGGTATTTGAACTACACTCGGATGCAGGTAAGGCAGTCTCGCAAATGCTCACCGATATTTTCCACCGCGAAGATCCGACGCGTCCAGTCACCGTAGGTTCAAACAAGTCCAAGCCGATCATGGGCAACTGGAAAGATTCGGTGGATATCATCGGCGCCAACTACAACCAAAGCGTTTACCCAATCTTCCTCGAAAAGAATCCGGGCTACGCCATCTACGGCTCCGAGACCTCGTCCACCACCAGCTCGCGCGGTGAATACTACTTTCCGGTCAAAGAGCCAAGGAACCGCGCTCAAAAGCTCAGAGGCGGCGCTAGAAATAACCAAATCAGCTCCTACGATTACTGGGGCCCGGGTTGGTCGATCACTCCTGACAAGCAGTTTGAGCTGTTAGAGAAAAATCCAAATTTCGCCGGTGAGTTTGTATGGACTGGTTTTGATTACATTGGCGAGCCGACGCCCTTCCTCGCATGGGATCAGACACTGGATTTAAACTTCAAAAACGAAGCCGAGGCCAAGCGTGCCCAAGAAGCCAACAAACGTCTGAATAACGGTAAAGCGAGTTCGCGCAGTTCCTACTTTGGCATCGTCGATCTATGCGGTTTCCCGAAGGATCGCTACTATCTCTATCAAGCGCATTGGCGTCCGGAGTATCCGATGGCGCACATCCTCCCCCACTGGACCTGGCCGGATCGTATCGGTGAAGTCACTCCCGTGTATGTTTACACCTCGGGCGACGAAGCAGAGCTCTTTCTGAACGGCGAGTCCTTAGGACGCCGCAGCAAGAAACAGTATGAGTATCGTCTCAAATGGAACGACGTGGAATACCAGCCGGGCGAACTCAAAGTCGTGGCCTACAAAGACGGCAAGCCATGGGCGGAACAAACAATGAAAACCGCTGGCGCGCCAAGTCAGCTGAGCCTCTCCGCAGACCGCACCACCATCAAAGCCGATGGCGACGACCTCTCCTTTATCACCGTCCGCATTGAAGACAGTGAAGGCACAATGATTCCACAGGCCGGCGATCTGATTCAGTTTGAGATCACAGGTCCCGGCGAAATCATTGGCGTCGGCAACGGTGATTCGACCAACCATGAGTCCTTTCAAGGCGATCAGCACTCCGCGTTTAACGGGCTATGCCTCGCCATAGTTCGCAGCCTAGACGGCCAAGCTGGTCAGATCACCATCAAAGCAAAAGCCAAAGGGCTGGGTGAATCCACCCTCTCGCTCAACAGTCAATGA